A section of the Roseivirga sp. BDSF3-8 genome encodes:
- a CDS encoding LptF/LptG family permease — translation MKKVDKLIIGSFLGPFFLTFVIVVFILLTQHMIKYFDEFVGKDLGFTVFAELIAYFSINMTPIALPLAILLSSLMTFGNLGEHFELTAIKSAGISLTRALQPIFFLVLFLSGFAYLNNNYLVTKANLKAYSLLHDIRKKKPSLDIKEGAFYNGIPGYSIKVNEKLSDGKTLKDLIIYDHSRSTGNKEVIIADSGKMYTVNNERFLKLELFDGNFYQEIDKNRPGRVDLIDQMVRNEFNRFEMTLSLESFMLDRTDENLFATHRYMKNTSQLMEDVDSMRLDVIESEFEVIGSAGGFFSYLTVNKIDTPDGVFEKVRVRREMRRIADSLIQVERDSLQEVNRMADPNYYQRKYGGGKNIDSVNTAEADSAGNEDSLANGTLPKDTGNVSGVTVTDSAKLAKQKVASLQRSDEEELGRLETRTRVQERFFKRKENEAKYEERYAAIESPDSSIIDKVDSSFSVLSFKKRMVRQAMNQVRFVKNNITVQTSQIETREKEIRKHTIEKNKKLSQALACLVMFLIGAPLGAIIKRGGLGVPVIISIVFFIIYYVLTMTMEKQGKEGLMDPFIAVWVANVVLAPIGLFFLKQARNDSRVFDSDMYRVIFERFRRKLGEKTFKEKQKEMSGS, via the coding sequence ATGAAAAAAGTCGATAAACTTATTATCGGTTCCTTCTTAGGGCCATTTTTCCTGACCTTCGTAATTGTCGTATTCATATTGCTTACACAGCATATGATAAAATACTTCGATGAGTTCGTGGGCAAGGATTTAGGCTTTACTGTGTTTGCTGAATTAATTGCTTATTTCAGCATTAACATGACGCCAATTGCGCTGCCCCTGGCCATTTTGCTTTCCAGCCTTATGACTTTTGGTAACCTGGGGGAGCATTTTGAACTTACCGCCATTAAAAGTGCAGGAATTAGCCTAACAAGAGCCCTTCAACCAATTTTTTTCCTGGTTCTCTTTCTTTCCGGTTTTGCCTATCTCAACAACAATTACCTGGTTACTAAAGCAAACCTTAAAGCCTATAGTCTGCTGCATGATATACGCAAAAAGAAACCCAGCCTTGATATTAAAGAAGGAGCGTTTTATAACGGAATACCGGGCTACAGCATAAAGGTTAACGAAAAGCTCAGCGACGGTAAGACTCTCAAAGACCTGATTATTTACGATCATTCCAGATCCACAGGTAATAAAGAAGTGATTATTGCCGACAGTGGAAAAATGTATACTGTCAATAACGAGCGCTTTCTGAAGCTAGAACTATTTGATGGGAATTTTTACCAGGAGATAGATAAAAACCGACCGGGTAGGGTAGACCTTATCGACCAGATGGTACGCAATGAGTTTAACAGGTTCGAAATGACTTTAAGTCTCGAGTCTTTTATGCTGGACAGAACCGATGAAAACCTGTTCGCCACCCACCGGTATATGAAAAATACGTCTCAATTGATGGAAGATGTGGATAGTATGCGGCTGGATGTAATTGAATCGGAGTTTGAAGTGATAGGTTCTGCAGGAGGATTCTTTAGTTATCTTACGGTAAATAAGATAGATACTCCGGATGGGGTCTTTGAGAAAGTGAGAGTAAGGCGTGAAATGCGTCGTATCGCGGATAGCCTTATCCAGGTAGAAAGAGATAGCTTACAGGAAGTTAACCGTATGGCTGACCCCAACTACTATCAAAGAAAGTATGGAGGAGGAAAAAATATTGATTCTGTAAATACAGCCGAAGCCGACTCCGCTGGTAATGAAGATAGCTTAGCCAACGGTACGCTGCCTAAAGATACTGGTAATGTATCTGGTGTAACGGTTACAGATTCAGCCAAATTGGCAAAACAGAAAGTAGCCTCTTTGCAAAGATCTGATGAGGAAGAGCTCGGACGGCTAGAGACCCGTACACGGGTTCAGGAGCGATTCTTTAAAAGAAAAGAAAATGAGGCTAAATACGAGGAGAGGTATGCTGCTATAGAGTCACCCGACTCCAGTATTATTGATAAGGTGGACAGTAGTTTTTCTGTGCTTTCATTTAAGAAAAGGATGGTAAGGCAGGCGATGAACCAGGTGCGATTCGTGAAAAATAACATTACCGTACAAACGAGTCAGATCGAAACGCGCGAAAAGGAAATTAGAAAACATACGATAGAGAAAAATAAAAAGCTCTCTCAGGCACTTGCCTGTCTTGTTATGTTCCTTATTGGTGCTCCTCTGGGTGCCATTATCAAAAGAGGTGGCCTTGGCGTCCCTGTTATTATCTCTATTGTATTCTTCATTATTTATTATGTGCTCACCATGACTATGGAGAAGCAGGGTAAAGAAGGGCTAATGGATCCTTTCATTGCCGTGTGGGTTGCAAATGTAGTTTTAGCACCAATAGGCTTGTTCTTCCTCAAACAGGCACGAAACGACAGCCGAGTATTTGATTCGGATATGTACCGCGTTATCTTCGAAAGGTTTAGAAGGAAGCTTGGAGAAAAAACCTTCAAAGAAAAACAGAAGGAAATGAGCGGTTCATAG
- the rpsO gene encoding 30S ribosomal protein S15, whose protein sequence is MYLSKDKKQELFENHGRSKSKSDTGSAESQIALFTYRINHLTEHLKSNKKDYSTRLGLLKLVGKRRKLLNYLHDMDIERYRAVLADLNLRK, encoded by the coding sequence ATGTATTTATCAAAAGATAAGAAACAGGAACTTTTTGAGAATCATGGTCGGTCAAAATCGAAGAGTGATACAGGGTCTGCAGAGTCGCAGATTGCACTGTTCACTTATCGAATTAATCACCTGACCGAGCACCTTAAGTCTAACAAAAAAGACTACTCTACCCGTCTTGGTCTGCTGAAGCTTGTAGGTAAAAGAAGAAAGCTTCTAAACTATCTGCACGACATGGATATCGAAAGATATCGTGCAGTACTTGCCGACCTGAATCTTAGAAAATAA